One Malus domestica chromosome 11, GDT2T_hap1 genomic region harbors:
- the LOC139189101 gene encoding uncharacterized protein, translating to MDNENILNATQEAKGRRRKWEAFEEEVLLGVLEDFVARKQRCDTGAFKQGTLVEIAKAVNVLCPHSNIKANPHIESKLKKWKKTYSMVVDMINTSEFAWNDVKKCVEVDSDDAWQTYVQRNKEADGWRSKHFPLFDRFAYIFGKDRATGNVAETPAQMVEEQSHDHVGESDIGGENFVSSMNQQSQQSTPFENSQRKRKRAVGSSSDGTEAIISGLKDFYVESGKRMQMVTEALVQGTADHTDIANELEEMGLSPMDQIDALSLILDKPKNVGVFRAIKPELKKVFVQRLLSDNASG from the exons atggataacgaaaatattttgaatgctactcaagaggcaaaaggaagaaggcgtaaatgggaagcatttgaggaagaagtattactaggagttcttgaggattttgttgctcggaagcaacggtgtgacaccggtgctttcaaacaaggtactttggttgaaatagcaaaagctgtcaatgttttatgtcctcattcaaatataaaggcaaatccacatattgagtccaagttgaagaaatggaaaaaaacatatagtatggtcgttgacatgataaacacaagtgaatttgcatggaatgatgtcaaaaagtgcgttgaagttgacagtgatgacgcatggcaaacttatgtgcag agaaataaagaagccgatggatggagaagcaaacattttccactgtttgatagatttgcatatatatttggaaaagatcgggctacgggtaatgtagccgaaacccctgctcaaatggtggaggaacaaagtcatgatcatgttggtgaaagtgatattggaggtgaaaattttgtttcttcaatgaaccaacaaagccaacaaagcaccccatttgaaaatagccaaagaaagaggaaaagagctgtgggaagttcaagtgatggaaccgaggcaattatcagtggactgaaagatttttatgttgaaagtgggaagaggatgcaaatggtaactgaagctttagttcaaggtactgcagatcatactgacatagctaatgaacttgaagaaatgggtctctctcctatggatcaaattgatgcattgtctcttattttggataaaccaaaaaatgtgggagtgttcagggcaatcaaaccggaactcaagaaagtgttcgtccaaaggcttttaagcgacaacgcaagcggatga
- the LOC103447757 gene encoding putative pentatricopeptide repeat-containing protein At1g12700, mitochondrial: MVLKMMRFTASSSCYGSRLRGMPCPLQSSLVAVANDYSATFHSRSAQPVKCTKTQQRQLAKVTNLEDAFNVFDEMLQWRPLPSIVRFTQILSQVAKFKHYSAAVSLSNQMGASGIGADAFTLAIVINCFCHLNQMGFGLSVLGKFFKLGFEPDAATFNTLIHGFLLEDRVAEAAGLFKKMMESGNCKPNVITFGTLVKGLCMKGNNNAAIQLLKKMEEGGCRPDLVVYSTIIDSLCKDTLLVDALNIFSEMVSKGIAPNVITYTSLINGVCRLGEWKEATRLLREMVSKSIFPDAHTFSVFIDALCKEGMIEEANNVFEMMIQGDIEPNTITYNSIMDGYCLRGEMGKAKKVFELLLNKGFVADAYSYNILINGYCKRKRIDEAMVLFKEMSCKGLSPDTISYNTLIDGFCKVGRIQDAQNLFYQMKACGDLPNLRTYAILLDGLCKNQKLSLAMEYLRELEGKKLGLDIVIYNILVEGLSIAGKIDCARNLFCSLSSRGLQPNVWTYNIMISGLCNEGLINEAEKLFKEMEEKGCSPDNCTYNTIIRGFISNNETFRAMGLIQQMVEMGFSADASTVELIVDLQSKDDVHPALLTLIE, encoded by the coding sequence ATGGTGCTCAAGATGATGCGGTTtactgcttcttcttcttgttatgGAAGCAGACTCAGAGGTATGCCTTGTCCTCTTCAATCCTCTCTTGTTGCTGTCGCCAACGATTACTCAGCTACCTTTCACTCTCGGTCTGCGCAACCAGTCAAATGTACAAAAACCCAACAACGCCAGCTTGCCAAAGTCACTAATCTTGAAGATGCCTTCAATGTGTTCGACGAAATGCTTCAATGGCGTCCTCTGCCTTCCATTGTGCGTTTCACTCAAATATTGAGTCAAGTTGCGAAATTCAAACATTATTCGGCCGCGGTCTCGTTGAGTAACCAAATGGGTGCGTCCGGAATTGGTGCTGATGCTTTTACTCTAGCTATTGTCATTAATTGCTTTTGTCATCTAAACCAAATGGGGTTTGGTTTATCTGTCTTGGGAAAGTTCTTCAAGCTTGGTTTTGAACCAGATGCGGCCACCTTCAACACCCTAATCCATGGCTTTCTTCTTGAGGATAGAGTGGCTGAGGCTGCCGGACTTTTCAAGAAAATGATGGAGAGTGGTAATTGTAAGCCCAATGTGATTACTTTTGGCACGCTAGTAAAGGGCCTTTGCATGAAAGGTAACAACAATGCAGCTATTCAGTTGCTTAAGAAGATGGAAGAAGGAGGTTGCAGGCCTGACTTAGTTGTCTATAGCACAATCATCGACAGTCTTTGTAAGGATACACTACTTGTGGATGCATTGAACATCTTCTCAGAAATGGTAAGTAAGGGTATTGCCCCGAATGTCATTACCTATACCTCTTTGATTAATGGAGTTTGTAGATTAGGGGAGTGGAAAGAAGCTACGAGATTGTTGAGGGAAATGGTGAGTAAAAGTATCTTTCCAGATGCGCACACCTTCAGTGTATTCATTGATGCACTTTGTAAGGAAGGGATGATTGAGGAAGCAAACAACGTTTTTGAAATGATGATTCAAGGAGATATTGAACCTAATACGATTACATACAATTCAATAATGGATGGTTACTGTTTGCGAGGAGAAATGGGCAAGGCGAAAAAAGTTTTTGAACTATTGCTCAACAAGGGGTTCGTGGCTGATGCTTATAGttataacatattaattaatggaTATTGTAAGCGTAAAAGGATAGATGAGGCAATGGTGCTCTTTAAGGAAATGTCTTGTAAGGGACTCTCTCCAGATACCATTAGTTATAACACTCTTATTGATGGTTTTTGCAAAGTGGGGAGGATACAGGATGCACAAAACTTGTTCTATCAGATGAAAGCTTGTGGAGACCTTCCAAACCTTCGGACTTATGCTATTTTACTGGATGGCCtatgtaaaaaccaaaaactttcATTGGCAATGGAATATTTGAGAGAGCTGGAAGGCAAGAAGTTGGGTCTGGATATTGTGATTTACAATATTCTTGTTGAAGGTTTAAGCATAGCTGGAAAAATTGATTGTGCAAGGAATCTCTTTTGCAGTTTATCATCAAGAGGACTCCAACCGAATGTCTGGACATATAATATAATGATCAGTGGACTTTGTAATGAGGGGCTGATAAATGAAGCAGAAAAGTTGTTTAAAGAAATGGAAGAGAAAGGCTGTTCTCCAGATAACTGCACCTATAACACAATTATCCGGGGCTTTATCAGTAACAATGAGACATTTCGAGCGATGGGACTTATTCAACAAATGGTGGAGATGGGTTTTTCTGCAGATGCATCAACTGTGGAATTGATAGTTGATTTACAGTCTAAAGATGATGTACATCCTGCTTTGTTGACATTGATTGAATGA
- the LOC103447758 gene encoding LOW QUALITY PROTEIN: pentatricopeptide repeat-containing protein At1g07740, mitochondrial (The sequence of the model RefSeq protein was modified relative to this genomic sequence to represent the inferred CDS: inserted 2 bases in 2 codons; deleted 1 base in 1 codon; substituted 2 bases at 2 genomic stop codons), with amino-acid sequence MSKKFKTQKKPSYSALLXKLARSRNFDAVYAVLGHVQDRNIHCKDTLFIALIRHHGKADLVDKAVDXFHQMPSFNCVRTLQCFNELLNVLVDCGRFSDAGEIFARCSKLGFRPNSISYNIMIKGWLQKGEWEXACKVFDEMLDKKVQSSVVTYNSLIGFFGRKGELEKASGLFEDMRQKGKYPNAVTYALLMEGLCLVGQHDEAKKMMFDMEYRGCKPRLVNYGVLMTDLGKRGKIEEAKSFLQEMKKRRFKPNVVIYNILINFLCKEGRATEAYKVLVEMQVGGCEPNAASYRMMVDGFCHTEDFEGGLKVLTAMLASRHCPRLDTFECLVTGLLKCGQINDACXVLEEMEKRNMQFHLEAWEALVVGACGEDIVAGDVATDLGSAH; translated from the exons ATGTCAAAGAAATTCAAGACCCAGAAGAAGCCTTCTTACTCTGCTCTTCTCTAAAAGCTCGCTCGCAGCCGGAATTTCGACGCCGTCTACGCTGTTCTCGGCCACGTCCAAGATCGAAACATTCATTGTAAAGATACCCTTTTCATTGCTCTGATTCGACATCATGGGAAAGCCGATTTGGTAGACAAAGCAGTTG TTTTTCATCAAATGCCTTCTTTTAACTGTGTCCGTACGTTGCAGTGCTTCAATGAGCTCCTTAATGTGCTTGTTGATTGTGGTAGGTTTTCCGATGCGGGTGAGATATTTGCGAGGTGTTCTAAATTGGGTTTTCGTCCGAATTCGATTTCGTATAATATAATGATCAAAGGTTGGCTTCAGAAGGGTGAGTGGGAATAAGCATGCaaggtgtttgatgaaatgcttGACAAAAAAGTGCAATCTAGTGTTGTGACGTATAATAGTCTTATAGGGTTTTTTGGTAGAAAGGGTGAGTTGGAGAAAGCTAGTGGTTTGTTTGAGGACATGAGACAGAAAGGGAAATACCCGAATGCGGTGACATATGCATTATTGATGGAAGGTTTGTGCTTGGTTGGACAGCATGATGAAGCGAAGAAGATGATGTTTGATATGGAGTATCGAGGATGTAAACCACGGCTTGTGAATTATGGTGTATTGATGACTGATCTTGGAAAGAGAGGGAAGATTGAGGAGGCAAAGTCTTTCCTTCAAGAGATGAAGAAGAGACGGTTTAAGCCAAATGTTGTCATTTATAACATATTGATTAACTTTCTGTGCAAGGAAGGCAGGGCTACAGAGGCTTACAAAGTC TTGGTTGAAATGCAAGTTGGAGGCTGTGAGCCGAATGCAGCTTCATACAGGATGATGGTTGATGGGTTTTGTCATACTGAAGATTTTGAGggaggtttgaaggttttgacTGCAATGTTGGCTAGTAGACATTGTCCTCGTTTAGATACATTTGAATGTTTAGTTACGGGCCTATTAAAGTGTGGGCAGATCAATGATGCTT TTGTATTGGAGGAGATGGAAAAGAGAAATATGCAATTTCATTTGGAAGCTTGGGAAGCTCTAGTTGTGGGTGCTTGTGGTGAGGATATTGTTGCAGGTGACGTTGCAACTGATCTAGGCTCTGCACATTAA
- the LOC103447759 gene encoding dirigent protein 25-like — protein sequence MATRKSVPLPFKLTIWLLFLALAIPCATCARILDEESPAAPEEPDTTQTQIPVSNVPPPLVATNPAGPAAATSATVGNTASYHPLTFFLHDIIGGSNPSARAVTGIVANPAVSGQIPFAKPNGANIPIGNGIPQNSNNNGIINNNNVPFFTGLGGNTGNNLVQNNGNNNIIGGNGFPYINGAQLPPGITLQKLMFGTLTVFDDELTEGHELGSGLLGKAQGFYVASSEDGSSQTIAFTAMFQSGGYADSLTFFGVHRVAVSESHLAVMGGTGRYLNAKGYALVKTIPATNQPNTDGVDTVLEFTTYLTY from the coding sequence ATGGCAACCCGGAAATCGGTTCCCTTGCCCTTCAAGCTCACAATCTGGCTACTTTTTCTAGCCCTTGCCATTCCTTGCGCCACTTGCGCTCGAATCCTCGATGAAGAAAGCCCTGCAGCCCCTGAAGAGCCTGATACAACTCAAACACAAATACCTGTTTCCAATGTGCCACCTCCTCTGGTGGCTACAAATCCAGCAGGCCCTGCTGCAGCTACAAGTGCCACAGTTGGCAACACAGCATCCTACCATCCGCTAACCTTCTTCTTGCATGACATTATCGGAGGATCAAACCCCTCAGCGAGAGCTGTCACTGGAATTGTGGCCAACCCGGCAGTCAGCGGTCAAATCCCTTTTGCCAAACCCAATGGAGCAAACATCCCAATTGGGAATGGCATTcctcaaaacagcaacaacaatggaatcatcaacaacaacaacgtcCCCTTCTTCACCGGCCTTGGTGGAAACACTGGCAACAACTTGGTCCAAAACAATGGTAACAACAACATCATTGGTGGGAATGGGTTTCCGTACATTAACGGGGCTCAGCTCCCTCCTGGAATCACCCTTCAGAAGCTTATGTTTGGGACACTAACAGTTTTCGACGATGAGCTGACTGAAGGGCATGAGCTTGGTTCTGGCTTGCTCGGCAAGGCACAAGGGTTTTACGTGGCGAGTTCTGAAGATGGGAGCAGCCAGACCATTGCATTCACAGCCATGTTTCAGAGTGGTGGTTATGCTGATAGCCTCACCTTCTTCGGTGTGCATCGGGTGGCGGTGTCAGAGTCTCATCTTGCAGTCATGGGAGGAACTGGGAGGTATCTCAATGCAAAGGGTTATGCTCTTGTTAAGACTATTCCTGCAACAAATCAGCCCAACACTGATGGAGTTGACACTGTGCTGGAGTTTACTACGTATCTCACTTACTAG
- the LOC103447760 gene encoding protein SODIUM POTASSIUM ROOT DEFECTIVE 2, translating to MKGMDIFCASSASTAICSSLDALVRRGPRPLDHGPYHRLRDHDQRKNQPHHQTHHAPCSSQLPIDPKPFYEICRKSFSSAQRQLRTKSSAEIHDLTRTKSTNGSSSSSRFLSSDSPFIDRITEPDCKNVSAAAFVPPQVPSKPKDSMSSNVPPQVPSKPRVSTSSNVPPQVPSKPRRSMSSNGHCSTVLKSSSTSSRHQVVVLRVSLHCKGCEGKVRKHLSKMEGVTSFSIDFQTKRVTVVGDVTPLGVLSSVSKVRKSQLWPSPTSPSPSSRLPA from the exons ATGAAAGGAATGGATATTTTCTGTGCATCTTCAGCTTCCACAGCCATTTGCTCTAGCCTGGATGCCTTGGTCCGCCGAGGCCCCAGACCCCTTGATCATGGTCCTTATCATCGTCTTCGTGATCACGATCAACGGAAAAACCAACCTCATCATCAAACTCACCATGCCCCCTGCTCATCTCAGTTACCTATTGATCCCAAACCATTTTACGAAATATGTAGAAAGAGTTTTTCTAGTGCACAAAGGCAGCTACGTACAAAAAGCTCTGCTGAGATACATGACTTAACAAGGACTAAGAGTACCAAtggctcttcttcttcttctcggtTCCTCTCAAGTGACTCGCCCTTCATTGACAGGATAACGGAGCCCGATTGTAAGAATGTCTCTGCAGCTGCATTTGTTCCTCCTCAAGTACCCTCTAAGCCTAAAGACTCGATGAGCTCAAATGTTCCTCCTCAAGTACCTTCTAAGCCTAGAGTCTCGACGAGCTCAAATGTTCCTCCTCAAGTACCCTCTAAGCCTAGAAGGTCGATGAGCTCAAATGGTCATTGTAGTACCGTTTTGAAGTCTTCTTCTACTAGTTCTCGTCACCAG GTTGTTGTTTTGAGGGTGTCACTGCATTGCAAGGGTTGTGAAGGAAAAGTGAGAAAACACCTCTCTAAAATGGAAG GAGTGACTTCATTTAGCATAGATTTCCAAACAAAGAGAGTCACAGTGGTGGGGGATGTCACCCCATTAGGTGTGCTCTCAAGTGTATCCAAGGTGAGGAAATCCCAGCTCTGGCCTTCTCcaacatcaccatcaccatcctCTCGGTTGCCAGCGTGA